A genome region from Cinclus cinclus chromosome 29, bCinCin1.1, whole genome shotgun sequence includes the following:
- the ANK1 gene encoding ankyrin-1 isoform X1 — translation MAQAAKQLKKIKDIEAQALQEQKEKEESNRKRRNRSRDRKKKADAATSFLRAARSGNLDKALDHLRNGVDINTCNQNGLNALHLASKEGHVKMVVELLHKEIVLETTTKKGNTALHIAALAGQQDVVRELVNYGANVNAQSQKGFTPLYMAAQENHLEVVKFLLENGANQNVATEDGFTPLAVALQQGHENVVAHLINYGTRGKVRLPALHIAARNDDTRTAAVLLQNDPNADVLSKTGFTPLHIAAHYENLSVAQLLLNRGASVNFTPQNGITPLHIASRRGNIIMVRLLLDRGAQIETRTKDELTPLHCAARNGHVRIAEILLDHGAPIQAKTKNGLSPIHMAAQGDHLDCVRLLLQYSAEIDDITLDHLTPLHVAAHCGHHRVAKLLVEKGAKPNSRALNGFTPLHIACKKNHIRVMELLLKTGASIDAVTESGLTPLHVAAFMGHLPIVKTLLQRGASPNVSNVKVETPLHMAARAGHTDVAKYLLQNKAKANAKAKDDQTPLHCAARIGHTGMVKLLLENSANPNLATTAGHTPLHITAREGHMDTALALLEKGASQTCMTKKGFTPLHVAAKYGKVDVAELLLAHEAHPNAAGKNGLTPLHVAVHHNNLEIVKLLLPKGSSPHNSAWNGYTPLHIAAKQNQMEVASSLLQYGASANAESMQGVTPLHLASQEGHADMVALLFSKQANGNLGNKSGLTPLHLVAQEGHVLVADVLVKHGVTVDAMTRMGYTPLHVASHYGNIKLVKFLLQHQADVNAKTKLGYTPLHQAAQQGHTDVVTLLLKHGASPNEISTNGTTPLAIAKRLGYISVTDVLKIVTEERDIPSVGDKYRMSFPETVDEILDVSEDEGTAHVTVMEEELIAPKPKTPELRDQGGKREILEFMTTTLEQTVESPGVLQVPCIPPETVVTRAEETEQPSKEFDEDSLIPSSPATETSDNISPVASPVHTGFLVSFMVDARGGSMRGSRHHGLRVVIPPRACAAPTRITCRLVKPQKLPAPPPLAEEEGLGSRIIALGPAGAQFLSPVIVEIPHFASYGRGDRELVVLRSENGSVWKEHRNRYEESYMDQLLNGMDEELESQEELDKKRVCRIITTDFPLYFVVMSRICQDCDMIGPEGGCLKSTLVPMVQATFPDTAVTKRVRLALQAQPVPDELVTKLLGNQATFSPIVTVEPRRRKFHRPIGLRIPLPPSWKDNPRDSGEGDTTSLRLLCSVIGGTAQAQWEDITGTTKLVYENECANFTTNVSARFWLADCPRTAEAVHFATMLYKELTAVPYMAKFVVFAKMNDAREGRLRCYCMTDDKVDKTLEQHENFTEVARSRDIEVVEGMPLHVELSGNLVPVKKAAQPRTFLFQSFRENRLVIPIKVRDSSREASGSLSFLRKAMKYEDLQHVLCHLNISIPPCTKGSGSEERRRTLTPLSLRERYSILSETSFGSLSSTDKADQKMVDIAEQLGLSWAELARELQFGVDDINRIRVENPNSLLEQSIALLNLWASREGKNVKIENLYTALRNIDRGEIVNMLEGSGRQSRSLKGSWRYTDRDYSLSPSQMNGYASLQDELLSPASLHYTLPSPLRADQYWNEVAIMDAIPMAATEQDALMEMSDMQVWSSGLTPSLVTAEDSSLECSKAEDSDATSEGRFPGQLLADAHGPDHMGSMDLVEDDTVDSDAMNGLIDLLEQEEGQRPEGKMPSGDHQPGTGEQDPESEVSFVSVQQKVQARIMTSPTFSHAVEKSADRLRDWNAEGSFISCLQDLTAGSWQEGVTRRLLPTHTTASGAQGQEQEQVLMPATELMRISSAEDSDWQPQHPTGGWQEEADSRFFGQGNEALHLPGEQVTEEQFTDDQGNIITKKIIRKVVRQLGPGDTGDRQEQEELILEGSLQEPQDLEAEDDHFMRLPQEEVRVRVPKPEVSGGRMGAQIVKRASLKRGKQ, via the exons GCCGATGCTGCAACCAGTTTCTTGAGAGCTGCGAGATCTGGAAATCTGGACAAAGCCTTGGATCACCTCAGGAATGGGGTAGATATTAACACCTGTAACCAG AATGGCCTGAACGCCTTGCACCTGGCCTCCAAGGAGGGCCATGTGAAAATGGtggtggagctgctgcacaAGGAGATCGTTTTGGAGACAACGACCAAG AAGGgaaacacagccctgcacatTGCTGCCTTGGCTGGACAACAGGATGTGGTCCGGGAGCTGGTGAACTATGGGGCCAACGTCAATGCACAGTCCCAG AAAGGCTTCACACCTCTCTACATGGCAGCTCAGGAGAATCACCTGGAAGTTGTGAAGTTCTTGCTGGAAAATGGAGCCAACCAGAATGTAGCCACAGAG GACGGCTTCACTCCACTTGCTGTGGCTCTCCAGCAAGGACATGAGAATGTGGTTGCTCACCTTATCAACTATGGGACAAGGGGTAAGGTCCGTCTGCCTGCCCTGCACATTGCAGCCCGCAATGACGACACTcgcacagctgctgtgctgctgcagaatgACCCCAATGCTGATGTCCTCTCCAAG ACTGGATTCACCCCTTTGCACATTGCAGCCCACTATGAGAATCTGAGTGTGGCCCAATTACTGCTGAACCGTGGAGCCAGTGTCAACTTCACACCCCAG AATGGGATCACTCCCCTGCACATAGCTTCCCGCCGGGGCAACATCATCATGGTACGGCTGCTGCTGGACCGCGGGGCCCAGATAGAGACAAGGACCAAG GATGAGCTGACCCCTCTCCACTGTGCAGCACGCAATGGACATGTGAGAATTGCAGAGATCCTTCTGGACCATGGGGCTCCCATTCAAGCCAAAACCAAG AATGGCTTGTCGCCAATCCACATGGCAGCACAGGGCGACCACCTGGACTGCGTCCGCCTGCTCCTGCAGTACAGCGCCGAGATCGACGACATCACCCTGGACCACCTGACACCACTGCATGTGGCTGCACACTGTGGGCATCACCGGGTGGCCAAGCTGCTGGTGGAGAAGGGGGCCAAGCCCAACTCCCGAGCCCTG aATGGTTTCACGCCCCTCCATATTGCCTGCAAGAAGAACCACATCCGcgtgatggagctgctgctgaagacagGTGCCTCCATTGATGCTGTCACAGAG TCTGGCCTGACCCCCCTGCATGTGGCTGCCTTCATGGGACACCTGCCCATTGTCAAGACTCTGCTGCAGCGTGGAGCCTCTCCTAATGTGTCCAATGTG AAAGTAGAGACTCCCCTACACatggcagccagagctgggcacacagATGTGGCGAAGTACCTGCTGCAGAACAAAGCCAAAGCTAATGCTAAGGCCAAG GACGACCAGACTCCTCTGCACTGTGCTGCACGCATTGGCCACACCGGCATGGTCAAACTCCTTTTGGAGAACAGCGCCAACCCCAACCTGGCCACTACAGCAGGGCACACACCCCTGCACATCACTGCCAGAGAGGGGCACAtggacacagccctggcccTACTGGAGAAGGGAGCCTCACAGACCTGCATGACCAAG AAAGGATTTACCCCTCTCCACGTTGCAGCCAAGTATGGAAAGGTGGATGTGGCAGAGTTGCTGTTGGCACATGAGGCTCACCCCAATGCAGCAGGGAAG AATGGCCTGACTCCATTGCATGTGGCTGTGCACCACAACAACCTGGAGATTGTCAAGTTGCTGCTTCCCAAGGGGAGCTCCCCACACAACTCAGCTTGG aatGGGTACACGCCCCTCCACATTGCTGCCAAGCAGAACCAGATGGAAGTGGCCAGCAGCCTGCTGCAATATGGGGCTTCTGCAAATGCTGAGTCTATGCAGGGAGTCACTCCTCTGCACCTGGCTTCCCAGGAGGGGCATGCAGACATGGTGGCACTGCTTTTCTCCAAACAAGCCAATGGCAACCTAGGCAACAAG AGTGGCCTGACTCCTCTCCATCTTGTGGCCCAAGAGGGGCATGTGCTGGTTGCTGATGTTCTGGTGAAACATGGAGTCACCGTGGATGCAATGACCAGG ATGGGCTATACCCCACTGCATGTGGCCAGCCATTATGGGAACATCAAGCTGGTGAAGTTTTTGCTGCAGCACCAAGCAGATGTCAATGCCAAGACTAAG CTGGGCTACACGCCCCTGCaccaagcagcacagcagggccacACAGACGtggtgacactgctgctgaaacACGGCGCGTCTCCCAACGAGATCAGCACA AATGGCACCACTCCCCTGGCCATCGCAAAGCGGCTCGGCTACATTTCAGTCACAGACGTGCTCAAGATTGTCACAGAGGAAAGAGACATCCCG tCAGTTGGTGACAAGTACCGCATGAGCTTCCCAGAGACTGTAGATGAGATTCTGGACGTATCAGAGGATGAAG GCACTGCTCATGTCACAGTAATGG AGGAAGAGCTGATTGCACCAAAGCCCAAGACACCTGAACTCAGAGACCAGGGAGGCAAAAGGGAGATACTGGAGTTCATGACCACGACACTGGAGCAAAC GGTGGAGTCTCCAGGTGTCCTGCAGGTCCCCTGCATCCCACCTGAAACTGTGGTGACCAGAGCTGAGGAGACTGAGCAG CCCTCCAAAGAGTTTGACGAGGACTCGCTGatccccagcagccctgccacTGAGACCTCAGATAACATCAGCCCAGTGGCCAGCCCCGTGCACACAGG GTTCCTGGTGAGCTTCATGGTGGATGCTCGTGGTGGCTCCATGCGGGGCAGCCGGCACCATGGTCTGCGCGTGGTCATCCCACCCCGTGCCTGTGCTGCACCCACCCGCATCACCTGCCGCCTGGTGAAGCCCCAAAAGCTACCTGCACCCCCACCACTGGCTGAGGAGGAAGGTCTGGGCAGTCGGATCATTGCTCTGGGGCCTGCTGGTGCCCAGTTCCTCAg ccCTGTCATTGTGGAGATTCCACACTTTGCCTCGTACGGACGTGGAGACCGCGAGCTGGTAGTGCTGCGCAGTGAGAATGGCTCTGTGTGGAAGGAGCACCGCAACCGCTACGAGGAGAGCTACATGGACCAGCTGCTCAATGGCATGGACGAGG agctggagagccAGGAGGAGCTAGATAAGAAGAGGGTCTGCCGCATCATCACCACTGACTTCCCTCTCTACTTTGTGGTCATGTCCCGGATTTGCCAGGACTGCGATATGATTGGCCCTGAGGGAGGGTGTTTGAAAAGCACACTGGTGCCCATGGTACAGGCCACCTTCCCAGACACTGCTGTCACCAAAAGAGTgaggctggccctgcag gcacagcctgtgcccGATGAGTTGGTGACTAAGCTTCTGGGGAACCAAGCGACCTTCAGTCCCATTGTCACAGTAGAGCCACGACGGAGGAAGTTCCACCGCCCCATCGGCCTCCGTATCCCACTGCCACCGTCCTGGAAGGACAACCCCCGAGACAGTGGTGAGGGTGACACCACCAGCCTGCGTCTGCTCTGCAGTGTGATCG GAGGGACAGCCCAAGCCCAGTGGGAAGACATAACAGGCACCACAAAGCTGGTCTATGAAAATGAGTGTGCAAATTTTACCACCAATGTGTCTGCCAG GTTCTGGCTGGCTGACTGCCCACgcacagctgaggctgtgcACTTTGCCACCATGCTGTACAAGGAGCTGACAGCTGTGCCCTACATGGCCAAATTCGTGGTATTTGCCAAGATGAATGATGCACGAGAAGGCCGGCTGCGCTGCTACTGCATGACTGATGACAAGGTTGACAAGACTTTAGAGCAGCATGAGAACTTCACTGAGGTGGCCCGCAGCAGGGACATTGAG GTGGTGGAAGGAATGCCTTTGCACGTCGAACTCTCAGGGAACCTGGTGCCTGTCAAGAAGGCCGCTCAGCCCCGCACCTTCCTCTTCCAGTCCTTCCGGGAGAATCGTCTTGTCATCCCCATCAAG GTCCGGGACAGCAGCCGGGAAGCCAGTGGCTCCCTGTCTTTCTTGCGCAAGGCCATGAAATACGAGGACCTCCAGCATGTGCTCTGCCACCTGAACATCAGCATCCCACCCTGCACCAAG GGAAGCGGCAGTGAGGAGCGGAGGAGGACACTGACACCGTTGTCTCTGCGGGAGCGATACAGCATTCTAAGTGAGACCAGTTTTG GCTCTCTGAGCAGCACAGACAAGGCAGACCAGAAGATGGTTGACATAGCAGAACAGCTGGGCCTCAGCTGGGCCG agctggcacGTGAGCTGCAGTTTGGGGTGGATGACATCAACAGAATACGTGTGGAGAACCCCAACTCCCTTCTGGAGCAGAGCATAGCCTTACTCAACCTCTGGGCCAGCCGCGAGGGCAAGAATGTCAAGA TAGAGAACCTGTACACGGCACTGAGGAACATCGACCGTGGTGAGATTGTCAACATGCTGGAGGGCTCTGGTCGGCAGAGCCGCAGCCTGAAGGGAAGCTGGCGCTACACGGACAGAGACTACTCCCTCTCACCATCCCAGATGAATG GTTACGCTTCACTGCAGGACGAGCTGCTGTCCCCTGCCTCCCTGCATTACACACTGCCATCCCCGCTGCGTGCCGACCAGTACTGGAATGAGGTGGCCATCATGGATGCTATCCCCATGGCTGCCACTGAGCAGGATGCCCTGATGGAGATGTCCGACATGCAGGTGTGGTCCTCGGGACTCACCCCCTCGCTGGTGACTGCTGAGGACTCCTCTCTGGAGTGCAGCAAGGCTGAGGACTCGGATGCCACAAGCGAAGGCCGGTTCCCAGGGCAACTTCTAGCAGATGCTCATGGCCCAGACCACATGGGCTCTATGGATCTGGTTGAGGATGACACAGTGGACTCAGATGCCATGAATGGCCTGATTGACCTTCTagagcaggaggaggggcaAAGGCCAGAGGGGAAGATGCCATCTGGTGATCATCAACCAGGGACTGGGGAGCAGGACCCGGAGAGTGAAGTCTCTTTTGTTTCAGTTCAGCAGAAGGTGCAAGCCAGGATCATGACATCACCTACCTTTAGCCATGCTGTGGAGAAGAGTGCAGACAG GCTGAGGGACTGGAATGCAGAAGGCTCCTTTATCTCCTGCCTACAGGACCTGACAGCgggctcctggcaggagggAGTCACCCGAAGGCTGCTCCCAACGCACACCACAGCCTCTGGggcacagggccaggagcaAGAGCAGGTCCTGATGCCAGCCACGGAGCTGATGCGgatcagctctgcagaggacaGCGACTGGCAGCCTCAGCACCCCACAGGCggctggcaggaggaggccGACAGCCGCTTCTTTGGGCAG GGGAATGAAGCCCTTCATCTCCCTGGAGAGCAGGTCACTGAGGAGCAGTTCACAGATGATCAAGGCAATATCATCACCAAGAAG ATTATCCGGAAGGTGGTGCGTcagctgggccctggtgacacgGGTGACAGGCAGGAACAGGAGGAGCTGATTCTGGAGGGCTCCCTGCAGGAGCCCCAAGACCTGGAGGCTGAGGATGATCACTTCA TGCGGCTTCCTCAGGAGGAGGTGCGAGTGCGTGTCCCGAAACCAGAGGTCTCTGGGGGCAGGATGGGGGCTCAGATAGTGAAACGAGCCAGCCTGAAAAGGGGGAAGCAGTGA
- the ANK1 gene encoding ankyrin-1 isoform X3 gives MWAFLAQLLIALVLLAFFLVSCQNVMHIVRGSVRFLLKHAHRELDKELGESPGLADDEEALSARVVRRRVLLKGNEALHLPGEQVTEEQFTDDQGNIITKKIIRKVVRQLGPGDTGDRQEQEELILEGSLQEPQDLEVSGGRMGAQIVKRASLKRGKQ, from the exons ATGTGGGCTTTCCTGGCCCAGCTGCTGATCGCCCTGGTGCTTCTGGCCTTCTTCCTGGTCAGCTGCCAGAACGTCATGCACATCGTCAGGGGCTCTGTCCGCTTCCTGCTCAAACACGCCCATCGTGAGCTGGACAAGGAGCTCGGGGAGAGCCCGGGGCTGGCGGATGACGAGGAGGCTCTCTCGGCCAGAGTCGTCCGCCGGCGCGTCCTCCTGAAG GGGAATGAAGCCCTTCATCTCCCTGGAGAGCAGGTCACTGAGGAGCAGTTCACAGATGATCAAGGCAATATCATCACCAAGAAG ATTATCCGGAAGGTGGTGCGTcagctgggccctggtgacacgGGTGACAGGCAGGAACAGGAGGAGCTGATTCTGGAGGGCTCCCTGCAGGAGCCCCAAGACCTGGAG GTCTCTGGGGGCAGGATGGGGGCTCAGATAGTGAAACGAGCCAGCCTGAAAAGGGGGAAGCAGTGA
- the ANK1 gene encoding ankyrin-1 isoform X2, whose protein sequence is MWAFLAQLLIALVLLAFFLVSCQNVMHIVRGSVRFLLKHAHRELDKELGESPGLADDEEALSARVVRRRVLLKGNEALHLPGEQVTEEQFTDDQGNIITKKIIRKVVRQLGPGDTGDRQEQEELILEGSLQEPQDLEAEDDHFTKYSILHRDGLGAKDRTSTPNH, encoded by the exons ATGTGGGCTTTCCTGGCCCAGCTGCTGATCGCCCTGGTGCTTCTGGCCTTCTTCCTGGTCAGCTGCCAGAACGTCATGCACATCGTCAGGGGCTCTGTCCGCTTCCTGCTCAAACACGCCCATCGTGAGCTGGACAAGGAGCTCGGGGAGAGCCCGGGGCTGGCGGATGACGAGGAGGCTCTCTCGGCCAGAGTCGTCCGCCGGCGCGTCCTCCTGAAG GGGAATGAAGCCCTTCATCTCCCTGGAGAGCAGGTCACTGAGGAGCAGTTCACAGATGATCAAGGCAATATCATCACCAAGAAG ATTATCCGGAAGGTGGTGCGTcagctgggccctggtgacacgGGTGACAGGCAGGAACAGGAGGAGCTGATTCTGGAGGGCTCCCTGCAGGAGCCCCAAGACCTGGAGGCTGAGGATGATCACTTCACGAAATACTCCATTTTGCACCGGGATGGTCTGGGCGCCAAG